In the genome of Archangium lipolyticum, the window GCCCTCGTCGGCGCGCACTGGCCGGGACACCAGCATGGCGAGCAGGAGGGGAGAGAGGACGAGCGCGCGGGGGGAGACGTGCGAGAAACCTTCGGCCACGAGGGGGCTCCCGATGTCGATTCAGGGGAGCCGAGGGTAGTCATCGTCAGGAGCGCTCCAAGCCCACACCCGGCCAGTGCGCTCCCCAGGACGTTCAGAGGATGACTGTCTGTCTATGGAGGCCCGGAGTTACCGAGCTTCTCCTTCAACGTGCTCCACCCCTGGTTGCCCGCCTCGAGCGCCTTGTCCATCACGCCCCCGGCCTCGCGCACCACGTCCTCTCCCTTCACCGCGGCCAGTCCTTGCACCACCCGGTCCATCCACGCCACGGGCTCGTACACCTGTCTGGCCCGCTCCTCGCCCAGCAAGGTGACGAGGAGCTCCTCCACTCCGCCCGCCCTCGCCACCAGCGCGCGCACCAGGATGAGCGCAGCGCGGTGCTGCCGGAAGATGGGCAGGCTCTTGCCGTGCTGGCGCAGCTCCTCCGCGCTGGCCTGGAGCTCCTGGCGTGTCGGCTCGTCCACGTATGGGCTGCTCGCCAGCTTGTCGAGGCTCACCGCCGCCTCCGGATACTTCTCGCGGCGGTAGTGCACGAAGGCCCAGCCCCACCACGTCAGCTCATTCTCGATGCCGAGGTTCTCCAGTGACTTCAGCCCCCGCTCCACGTCGTCCGCCGCCGGCTCGTCCCGCTTCAGCTGCATCCGGTTCCACGCGCGCAGGAAGTAGCCCGCCGCCAGCAGGCCCTCGCGCGTCCGCTCTGGAGTCGCTCCCCCGTGGCTCAGCTGGCCCAGCAGGCGCAGGTCCACTTCCGGCAGCGCCTCCACCTCGGTCACGTAGGCGGTGAGCTCCTCCTCGGAGGCGTAGTGGTAGCGCGCCTGCATGAAGGACAGGCCCCGGCCCGCACGCGACACCGTGCGCAGCAGGGCGGGCCACCCGGGTTGCGGCGTGGCGCGGGAGAACTCGTAGAGCGTCAGGTCCGTCATCGGCAGCCGGTTGCCTTGGTCCACCGTGTCCAGCAGCACCAGCAACAGCCCCTCGAACAGGTGCTCCATGCCCTCGTCGTAGCCGGGCAACGGCGGCTCGGGCCGTGTCTGCTTCGCGAGCTCCAGCTTCGACCACAGCAGTGGATAGTCGTCCTCGTCGTGCTCCCGCAGCGTCTGCTTCGCCCGATAGAAGGCGATGGCCAGCTTCAGGTACGTCGCCGCCGCCTGGCGCGCCTCCTCCGGGGTGAGCTCCCGCTGTGGCAGCTTCTGTGTCTCCTGCACCATCTCCCAGAGCGCCGTCACCGCCTCGGGCTGATCCTCCGCGCCATGGGCCCTCAGTGTCAGTTTGAGCGCGCGGTAGGGCACGAGCGTGTTCGAGTCGCGAATCCGCTTCTCGATCTTCGCCCGCTCCTCCGCGGCGCGCTCGGCGTCCGTCTTGTGACAGCCTCCGCACGCCGGGAGCAGCGCCAGCATCAGGATGAGGAGGGCCCGGTGGGCGATGCCGTTCTCGTCGAAGCTCGCCAGCCTCCGTACTTCACCCAGGACCCGGTCCTTGCTCGCCAATGCCTACCTCCAGGTAACGACTGTACTGGAAAGTGCGGACTTCCGCTGGAGGTACCCGGGCTTCTAATGACAGACGCCCTGGCCCCGATCCTCGAAGTCACCTTCCACGGAGAGGAACTCCCACGAGTAGGCGCCGTCCTCCAGCGTGAGCTTCAGCACCCCGAAGGTGTCGCTCTGGCGCACCTCGCTGTGGGGCTGGGGATCGCCGAAGACGTAGGAGTCCTTGCCTCCCGTTCCCACCACGAACTCCCGGATGCCCCGCTCTGGATCCGCGTGGCCGTCGGGCGTCTGGGGGGCGAAGCGCTCGTAGAAGTGGTCGTGGCCCGACAGCACCAGCTCCGCTCCGGCCTCGTACAGCGCGTCCCACAGCTCCTTCACGCCCGGGTTGTCCCGCTCCCACCCCGAGCTGAAGAGCGGCCGGTGCCAGTAGGCCAGCGTGCACCGTGCCGGGTTCGCCTTCAGGTCCTCGCGCAGCCAGCGCTCCTGCTCCGCTCGCGCCTCCGCCGGAAGCTCGGTGTTGAGCACCACCACGTGCCAGGTGCCCGCCTCGTAGCTGTAGTAGCCCTGGCCCGGCCTGCCCGCCGCCTCGCCGAAGTACTCGAAGTACGGCTGCGCCCGGGCCGAGTGGTACTCATGGTTGCCCGGCGTCGGGCGCGTGCGCTGCTTGTGCCGCCCCCATGAAGGCGCGTAGCACTTCGCGTAGTCTTCCGCCGTGCCATCCGGATAGGCGTTGTCCCCCAGCGTGAACACCGTCCCCTCGAGTCCATCCAACAGCTTCGCCGTGGCCTCGTCCTGGTCCGACTCGCAGCTCGCGATGTCTCCCGCTCCCACCAGGACCGCCGGTGGCGGACGCACCTGCGAGCTCGTTCCTCCCGAGACTCCCGCCGTCTGGCAGGCACCGAGTGACAGAAGCAGGGCCGCGCTCCCCGCGCGGCGCAGAAGGGGGGACAGGTTCATGGGATCCACTCCGGAGGGTTTCGGGCAATGCACTGCGAGGCGTCGAACGTAGCGTTGGGAGGAGCCGGGATGTCACGTCGAGGGAGGACACTGCTCGGTCTCGTGCTGATGGGAACGATGACCTCGGGCTGCTGGGTGCTCGAGCCCGGTGTGGCGATCGATCCCGGCTATTACCCGCCGGACGAGGGTTCTTCGGACGCGGGGGCCTGTGCCTCGCGGCTGTCGCCCTCGGGCATCGTCCAGGCGGGCGGGGTGCCCATCGACTACAGCGGCGGAAGGGTGACGGTGACGGCCGTGCACAAGGTGGACGTGGACGCGGTCGAGGACCGGTGTGTGGCCCGGCTCGAGTTCACCGTGTCGCTGGCTCGAGGAGAGTGTCCCCTGCGGCTCGTCTTCACGGGGAGGAACGGTGTCCAGGGAGGGCTCACGGAGGCGCGGCTCACGGCGGACTCGGCGTGTCCGGGTTTCCTGGACGCGGTGGAGGGTGTCTACGGCACTCCGGAGGGCTTCGCGCCGTGGCTTCATCTCGGGCCTCGGGAGGTCCCCGAGCGCATGGCCGAGCGGGTGTGCATGCGGTCGGTTCGGCTGGGCTTTCCGGCGTATCCCCTGCGCCTCTACCGCGCGAGCCCCTCACCCGCGGAGCTGACGGTGAATCTCGGGGGCCTGGAGTTGCACGGGGAGCTGCTCAGCACGGGTGACCCGGAAGCGAAGTGCTTCGAGGCGTCGGCCTGTGGGCCCGGTCTGCACGACGGAGGCGATGGCTGGTGCGTCGAGGCGGGCAGCTGCTCTCCGGGCTACCGCTTGTCGCTGGAGGGAAGCTGCACGCCGTGAGGGCGGGGTCAGCCCGTTTCGTGGGGAGACGGTTCAGCCCGGGAGGACGAGCTTCACGGACTCGCTGCGGACGTGGCACTCGTCCTCGGTCACGGTGACCTGTTGCTGCACGGAGCGCTGGCCGTCGGCGCTCGTGGCCTTGATGACGAACTGGCCCGGCCGCTCGTACTCCGTCACCCAGGTGTCGCAGTTGCCCTGCTGCGGGTCGCGACCGCCATTGCACTGAGCCTGCTGCTCGGGGCCGCCGTCCCGCGTGAAGGTGACGCGGGCGTCCCGCTGCGGATTGCCCTGTGCATCCACCACCGTCACCTGCACCGAGGGCCGTGCCTCGAGGGTACAGTACTCGGAGATCGGAACCTCACAGGCGGGAAGGAGGGCGGAGACGGCGAGCACCGCGGCGGTGGGGAAGAGGCGCATGGGGAATCCTCGTGAAGAGGGAAGAGTCTCATTCCGACCCTGTCGCAGTGGAAGCGGGACTGTCCAGGGCTCGAAACTCATTCCTCGCGCTCCTCCGACTTCAGGACGAACCGACGCGGGTGGCGCAGGACATGGGCACGGCCCTCGCGGACGAGCTCGCCCTCACAGCGCACGGGCCGCGCTTTGAGGTGGGCCTCGATGGCTGTCGGGTAGTCGTTGGCTTCCAACTCCAACCGCACCTTGCGGAGGCTGGAGTCGACCACCCCCGCGACGGTGACGATACCCGTGGTGGCTCCCTCGCCTCGCTCGAGCCGGATGACGAGCCCCTCCAGCTCGAAATCCTCACGAAGGGCGCTCGCGCGGAAGACACGCGCTGCTTCCCGAAGCACCGGAGCCACGTCCGCCGAGAAGGATACGTGCCGCTCCTCCAAGCCGGGGCGGCTGGGAGCCTCGGCCACGGTGATCTCGCACGTGCGTGCCCCACTTCGCGCGACGAGCCCGGCGAGTGCCTCGCACAGATTGGCGCTGACACCCGATGCCACCTCGTCGTGGAATGGCTGGAAGGTCGCACCGGAAGCCGCGCGGATGGCGGCGCGATGCGCGCCCGCGAGCGAAGTGGCCAGGGTCGAGATGACCCGGCGCTCGAAGGGCTCATCCGCCTCGGGGAGAGGGGCTCCCTGGTGGGCCAGTGTCGGTGGCACCGGGGAGCGCACGGTGACTACGTAGCTTCCCCGTGCCGGGGGCGCGAGCTGGACGGTGGTGAGGTATTCGAGCGCTCGTGTGGGCTTCCGGGTGGAGAAGACCGGGCGGGGTCCAACCGCCGCACAGGCCGCGGCGAGCAACAACTCCCTCACGTTTTCGTAGATGTGCACCCCGTGCTCGACGTTGACCGAGTGTTGCTCGAAGGTGGGACCCAGGAAGCGGAAGCGGACGGTGTCGGCTGTCGTTGCCGCTATGTCGTCGAGGATCTCCGAGCGTGGACGCGCCTCGGCCGCTTCCAGCGTCGAGACGACCTCCGCCAGCCGTGACATGTAGTCACCTGGCGTGGGGTCCAGAGGCAGGAGGAGCTCCAACTCCTCTCCTCCCCGTCTTGCCAGCCAGATGGAGGCACGCTCGCCCAGACGCTCGGCTTCGTGCCATCCCCGGCTCCGCAGATAGGCCGCCAGCTCGAGTGGACGCAGGGCCATCAAGGATTCCGTGTCGGGTTTCATGGCGCCTCTCCCCGGTTGATGCGCTCCATCATCCTGTGGAGTGCCCCTGGACTCAGCACCTGAAGGCGCGGGAGTACGACCGTGACGGTTCCGGTATTGGGGGTCGGTTCGAGTCCACGCAGTGATACCCACCAGGCGCAGTGGCGTAGCGTGAGCTCCCGCTCCGATTGAGATAGCCATTCGCCGGGTTCGACCGGGACGCGGACGACGAGGAGGATCCGGGGCACGAGGAGGTTCGTCTCCCGGAGCTGCTCATAGTTGCGCAGACCCAGGGCGAAGTGGAGTCCGTCCTCCCGGAGGACATCAGCCGAGGTGCACTTGAGCTGCAGCTCGACGCGCGGTCTGCGGCGCAACACTTCAGTGCCTCGAGCGGCGATGCCCCAGTCCACGCTGTCATCATCGACCTCGGGCCTGTACAGCGTGAAGCCAGCTACGCTGGCGACAGCGCGGAGGTACGCCTCGCCAAACTTCTCTTTGCGCTGGTTGATGTCCATCCCCATCCCCTGCCCCTTCCATCCGCTCCACCGAACCCGAGAGGTGGACTGTAGGAGCCTTTCCGGGCCAACTCAAGCGGTCAGGTGGACTGTGGTGGGCACGGCCCCTCGACCTTCTCCTCGCCTCCTTCAGGGCAGCGGGGATTTCCTCTACCTCACTCCTGGACGCCCGCCCGGCTGCTCCGCCGTCGAGCGCTGGACGTGTGCGCACGCTTTCCTCTGTCCGTGGACCTGGGAGCCGTAAGATGCGCGCCCTCATGCGCTCCCGCTCCCTTCTGCTCTCCGTGCTCGCGCTCTCCGCCCTTGGTGGCTGCGCGACCGCTCGTGGCCCCTCCGTGGCCGAGTCCGAGTCCGCTTCCCGCTCTCAGCCCGTCGATCAGGGCTCCGCGAGCAGTGCCGCTCCCGCTCCCGCCGCCCCCGCCGCTTCAGAGGCTCCCGCCGCCCCTGCTGCTCCGGCTGCTCCGGCTGCTCCCGAGGCCCCTGCCGCTCCCGCCGCGCAGGCCGAAGACCCTCACCCCAACCCTCTCCCAGGGGGAGAGGGAGCTGACGCGCTCTACGCCAGGGGGGTCGAGGCCCTCAAGGTCAAGGACGCCAACGCCGCCATCGACGCCTTCTCCGCCTGCACCCGCGCCGCTCCCTCCCGCATCGACTGCCACTGGGAGCTCGGCTGGGCCTACTCGCTCGTCAACCGCTGGTCCGACGCCCTCTCCGAGTGGACCCAGGTGCAGAAGCTCGACCCCAACCATCCCGACCTCGAGGACGCCCTCACCCAGGCCCGCGGCCAGTCCTCCCTTCAGCAGAAGCTCGCCTCCGTCGAGTCGGGCAAGCCCTCTCCCCGCCCCGCTCCTCCCAAGAACGCCCGTCTGCGCATCCGCGCCGTCGGTGACGTGATGCTCGGCTCCTCCTTCCCCGAGGGCCTCCTGCCCCCCGATGATGGTGTCTCCAGCCTCGCCACCGTCGCCCCCCTCCTGCGCGACGCGGACCTCACCTTCATCAACCTCGAGGGCCCCCTCTGCGACAACGGCGAGACCAAGAAGTGCCGCAAGAGCGGCAACTGCTACGCCTTCCGCTCCCCCACCCGTTACGGCAAGTACCTCCAGGACGCGGGCGTCGACCTGGCCTCCACCGCCAACAACCACTCCGGTGACTTCGGCGAGCTGTGCCGCCGCGAGACCGAGTCCACCCTCGATGCGCTCGGCATCCGCTGGAGCGGCCCCGCCGGCACCGTCGCCACCGTCGAGCGCAACGGCCTGCGCATCGGCATGGTCGCCTTCCACACCTCCGCCAACTGCAACTACCTCAATGACACCCCCAGCGCCGCCGCCCTCGTGCGCTC includes:
- a CDS encoding Ig-like domain-containing protein — protein: MRLFPTAAVLAVSALLPACEVPISEYCTLEARPSVQVTVVDAQGNPQRDARVTFTRDGGPEQQAQCNGGRDPQQGNCDTWVTEYERPGQFVIKATSADGQRSVQQQVTVTEDECHVRSESVKLVLPG
- a CDS encoding CapA family protein; the protein is MRALMRSRSLLLSVLALSALGGCATARGPSVAESESASRSQPVDQGSASSAAPAPAAPAASEAPAAPAAPAAPAAPEAPAAPAAQAEDPHPNPLPGGEGADALYARGVEALKVKDANAAIDAFSACTRAAPSRIDCHWELGWAYSLVNRWSDALSEWTQVQKLDPNHPDLEDALTQARGQSSLQQKLASVESGKPSPRPAPPKNARLRIRAVGDVMLGSSFPEGLLPPDDGVSSLATVAPLLRDADLTFINLEGPLCDNGETKKCRKSGNCYAFRSPTRYGKYLQDAGVDLASTANNHSGDFGELCRRETESTLDALGIRWSGPAGTVATVERNGLRIGMVAFHTSANCNYLNDTPSAAALVRSVKQNHDLVLVSFHGGAEGSKALNIPRGSEMFFGENRGNLRVFTHAVIDAGADLVLGHGPHVVRALEFYKDRLIVYSMGNFATYGTFNLKGPQGLGMIVDVELDSQGRFRSGRILPTRQEGRGIPQPDPSGEVIPLVRRLTSEDFPDTGAVVGTDGVITPRKAIATGAE
- a CDS encoding DUF4365 domain-containing protein, giving the protein MDINQRKEKFGEAYLRAVASVAGFTLYRPEVDDDSVDWGIAARGTEVLRRRPRVELQLKCTSADVLREDGLHFALGLRNYEQLRETNLLVPRILLVVRVPVEPGEWLSQSERELTLRHCAWWVSLRGLEPTPNTGTVTVVLPRLQVLSPGALHRMMERINRGEAP
- a CDS encoding metallophosphoesterase family protein, translated to MNLSPLLRRAGSAALLLSLGACQTAGVSGGTSSQVRPPPAVLVGAGDIASCESDQDEATAKLLDGLEGTVFTLGDNAYPDGTAEDYAKCYAPSWGRHKQRTRPTPGNHEYHSARAQPYFEYFGEAAGRPGQGYYSYEAGTWHVVVLNTELPAEARAEQERWLREDLKANPARCTLAYWHRPLFSSGWERDNPGVKELWDALYEAGAELVLSGHDHFYERFAPQTPDGHADPERGIREFVVGTGGKDSYVFGDPQPHSEVRQSDTFGVLKLTLEDGAYSWEFLSVEGDFEDRGQGVCH